The Chitinophaga flava genome has a segment encoding these proteins:
- a CDS encoding tail fiber protein — MKRKLLLICLTYLSMSVNAQETLKSVTDSGNVTNNYLIISGQNKMPLSGSGLELLYKSDTGGVVRAYDRTLNRPLPLFLNNLGGVVTTGGRTLINNPVDDGIHALLVNGNAEIQNGSMIDLNTSTTYALRVLQAGMRLGLGADSNFAYIQSFANKPVQINNQGNNTIINANNGNVGIGTLNPQSKLAVAGTITAQRVKVTATEWPDYVFSTDYNLPSLQYVETFIKKNGHLPNIPTEQEVKKEGVDIGAINKQLLQKVEELTLYIIDMQKQINTLKEKNSALVGK, encoded by the coding sequence ATGAAAAGGAAACTCCTACTTATTTGCCTTACTTATTTATCCATGTCTGTAAATGCACAGGAAACTTTGAAAAGTGTAACAGATAGTGGAAATGTCACGAATAACTACCTGATTATAAGCGGGCAAAACAAGATGCCATTGAGTGGAAGTGGACTCGAGCTATTATACAAGTCAGATACAGGTGGTGTGGTAAGAGCATATGACAGAACCCTGAATCGACCTTTACCACTCTTTTTAAATAACCTTGGAGGAGTAGTAACTACAGGTGGTAGAACGCTTATTAATAATCCTGTTGATGATGGTATACACGCACTTCTTGTTAATGGAAATGCGGAAATTCAAAATGGGAGCATGATTGATCTCAATACTTCTACTACTTATGCGCTGCGTGTTTTACAAGCTGGAATGAGGTTGGGATTAGGAGCAGATAGTAACTTTGCCTATATACAGAGCTTTGCAAACAAACCCGTACAAATTAACAATCAAGGAAACAATACGATCATCAACGCTAACAATGGGAATGTTGGTATTGGTACGCTCAACCCGCAGTCGAAATTAGCGGTAGCAGGAACTATCACCGCACAAAGGGTGAAGGTTACTGCTACAGAATGGCCTGATTATGTATTTAGTACCGATTATAATCTACCTTCTTTACAATATGTGGAAACCTTCATTAAGAAGAATGGACACCTGCCTAATATTCCGACCGAACAGGAAGTTAAAAAAGAGGGGGTGGATATTGGCGCCATTAATAAACAATTGTTACAAAAGGTAGAAGAATTGACACTGTACATAATTGATATGCAAAAACAAATCAATACCCTGAAAGAAAAAAATAGCGCTCTGGTAGGCAAATAG
- a CDS encoding Crp/Fnr family transcriptional regulator, with protein sequence MSLAGLFPIDKWNFKSQSILTGLPEEEYMFLCSRMTDLRYHKGEVVFREGVIATNIFYIKKGKVKKYRADGTGKEQIIYVANTGELVGYHTLLAGGIYPDSAAAIEDSVIALIPREDFLQLLSSSRVLARRLLKTLSHEFTVLSNTISAFTQRTVKERLAITLIVLREKFKDETAPGEDILVQVSRSDLANMVGTGIENVARLLSSFKAAGILTTHGKKICITDIKQLVAVSGQTLG encoded by the coding sequence ATGAGTTTGGCAGGCCTTTTTCCCATTGACAAATGGAATTTCAAATCACAGTCTATTTTAACTGGTCTTCCGGAAGAGGAATACATGTTTCTCTGCTCCCGGATGACAGACCTGCGTTATCATAAAGGGGAAGTAGTTTTCAGGGAAGGAGTAATCGCTACCAATATCTTCTACATAAAAAAAGGAAAAGTAAAAAAATACCGGGCAGACGGAACAGGTAAGGAGCAGATCATCTATGTTGCTAATACCGGTGAACTGGTGGGTTATCATACGCTGCTGGCCGGCGGTATCTATCCGGATTCTGCGGCAGCCATCGAAGACAGTGTGATTGCCCTCATTCCCAGAGAAGATTTTCTGCAGCTGCTGAGCAGCTCCCGCGTACTGGCACGCAGACTGCTGAAAACACTGAGCCACGAATTTACTGTACTATCCAACACCATCTCTGCCTTTACCCAACGCACCGTCAAAGAACGACTTGCCATTACGCTGATTGTTTTACGGGAGAAGTTCAAAGATGAGACAGCTCCCGGAGAAGATATCCTGGTGCAGGTTTCACGCAGTGACCTGGCCAATATGGTAGGTACCGGCATTGAGAATGTAGCCAGACTGCTCTCATCCTTTAAAGCAGCCGGCATACTGACTACACACGGCAAAAAGATTTGTATCACCGATATCAAACAATTGGTGGCTGTCTCCGGCCAGACATTAGGGTAA
- a CDS encoding RagB/SusD family nutrient uptake outer membrane protein translates to MKNKFKYRYLSVLLAGMLLISSCGKSFLDEEPSTSVSVSKGILTDGDMMEALAGLYRNLDNYFLFGRNAVVFGDLLADNVYLSSTNSSRLLTQYSYTFVAGSPEAKLLWSQSYYSILQANRIIGSRLNVNNNINQLRGEAYAIRALCYLNLVNWFATPYTVKPAADGVPLITLSTDIGGAFITPARNSVAQVYDQIISDLDSAYKIMPDVTPSIHATNSNFIAKYAVKAMQARAYLYKGDYANARDAALLVVKNGGYTLATDDASFNAYWGGAAARTDKLESIFELNNSAAANNGPEGLDYIYSRSGLGDLLVTDDTYALYTATDKRRGLIIDGTRGSYQAYFVNKYQNAAKTDKDEIKLLRYAEVLLTLSESYARLGDETTALLYLNQVAQNRDNKLIAYTYTGTSLTDAILRERRKELAFEGLRFFDLTRTNAEITRQNMGVKGYTSYPTVKTTDFRRLQPIPEAETSANPNINQNPGY, encoded by the coding sequence ATGAAAAACAAATTCAAATACAGATACCTGTCAGTGCTGCTTGCCGGCATGTTGCTGATCTCTTCCTGTGGCAAAAGTTTTCTGGATGAAGAGCCTTCTACTTCCGTTTCGGTATCAAAAGGGATTCTTACCGACGGCGATATGATGGAAGCACTGGCAGGCTTATACCGCAATCTGGACAACTACTTCCTGTTTGGCCGAAACGCAGTGGTATTCGGTGATCTGCTGGCAGATAATGTGTATCTCAGCAGCACCAATTCCAGCAGGCTACTTACCCAGTACAGTTATACTTTTGTAGCCGGAAGCCCTGAAGCCAAACTACTGTGGTCACAGAGCTACTACAGTATCCTGCAGGCCAACCGGATCATTGGCTCCCGTCTCAATGTCAACAACAATATAAACCAGTTGAGAGGGGAAGCCTATGCCATCAGAGCCCTGTGTTATCTGAATCTGGTCAACTGGTTTGCTACACCTTACACCGTAAAACCTGCTGCCGATGGTGTTCCGCTGATCACACTCTCCACCGATATAGGAGGAGCCTTTATCACGCCGGCACGTAATAGCGTAGCACAGGTATACGACCAGATCATCAGTGACCTCGACAGTGCCTACAAGATCATGCCGGATGTAACACCTTCTATCCATGCCACCAACTCCAACTTCATTGCGAAGTATGCCGTAAAAGCGATGCAGGCAAGAGCTTACCTTTACAAAGGCGACTATGCCAATGCACGCGATGCCGCCCTGCTGGTGGTTAAAAACGGCGGCTACACCCTTGCCACCGATGATGCCAGCTTCAATGCCTACTGGGGCGGCGCAGCAGCCCGTACTGATAAACTGGAATCCATCTTTGAACTCAACAACTCCGCCGCCGCCAATAACGGTCCGGAAGGCCTGGATTACATCTATTCCCGCAGTGGCCTCGGCGACCTGCTCGTGACCGATGATACCTATGCGTTATATACGGCAACGGATAAACGCCGTGGACTGATTATCGACGGTACCAGAGGTAGCTACCAGGCCTACTTCGTCAACAAATATCAAAATGCCGCCAAAACCGATAAAGACGAAATAAAGCTCTTACGTTACGCCGAAGTATTACTAACGCTGTCCGAATCCTATGCACGGCTCGGTGACGAAACCACTGCCCTGCTGTATCTGAACCAGGTAGCACAAAACAGAGACAACAAACTCATTGCCTACACCTATACCGGCACTTCACTGACAGATGCCATCCTCCGTGAAAGACGCAAGGAACTGGCCTTTGAAGGGCTCCGTTTCTTTGATCTCACCAGGACCAACGCAGAAATAACCCGGCAGAATATGGGCGTAAAAGGATATACCAGTTATCCGACAGTGAAAACAACAGATTTCAGGAGATTACAACCGATTCCGGAAGCAGAAACAAGCGCCAATCCAAATATCAATCAGAATCCCGGATATTAG
- a CDS encoding SusC/RagA family TonB-linked outer membrane protein: MVFNIHARGHIYALLPGSIRKPGTPRWPLMATLALFFLFLCNLRTSAAGNTFRNLSDTVSVSGIVTDSSGTPMPGVLIKVSGTSQATTTDAGGHYQFKQVPRGAVLLFSMMGYLPQEIKAGNSTVNVRLRPGIRLLDEVVVTDGYRTTTRAANTSAIGTISGSALENKPFSSFMQSLQGKVAGISAPLTSGQPGANVNIRIRGLGSLSLSSDPLIVVDGMIVNSGALSGTVTTSNALAGINQNDIESIDVLKDAAATALYGSRGSTGVIVITTKRGRFGKTQVRADAEAGTSSPIGLPHAGQPLNANQYAELFREGLTNSGYTDAQVKDLADKYGLNSGKSNNWYDLVTRNGRQQQYNVSVNSGTEKTKLFASAGYFDQQATTIGADFKRISGLINFDHQINKRFLLSAGINVSNVDQNTPYSTQYSGNPTYAARVLRPFQLAYNDDGSINTSLSGNTNFPGVYNPLWIAKNDSKRLSETRVLGNTKLKWNIWDQLTYTSYFSVDYNTLEETIFLNPVMGDGVSAGGTSKNYYSRYFNWLTRNQLDYRYNIPGYDNFYVTASVGYEAQKSKKYLLAAVGNGFPSAHEDLTALSNAATAVGAYGQYSNYAFTSLYSNAGINYRNKYALNASFRRDGSSRFPSNNRNASFYSVGGTWNVHEEGFFQQQHILSSLKLRSSYGTTGNANLGNYDWMPQINYSSSYSYAGYNGSQYSIIGNTDLRWETSKKFDAGADIGFSNDRFILTVDYYRNNIDGLIRAVNTSLTTGFGSVSQNVGAMLNKGWEFTIKGDVLKYKDFNWYSNFNLALNKNEITRLPKGTPERNDMFYLKEGYSFNNYYLKEFAGVDPQTGSPLYYTDGSHGTTTTDISKAAYVVLDRQSIPKYVGGFSNVFTYKGISVGVDFNYNLGYWVYGASDLYFTSGAYYTYNKYQFIYDRRWTTPGQQTDVPKYSTTTDNSTSTYRLYRGDHIRLQNLSIGYDLSKIALAKRLGINKLYVYGRGTNLWTKTFDDRLPFDPEVSYSGFDYQNMLKYKTFTFGINVGF; this comes from the coding sequence ATGGTTTTTAACATCCATGCCAGGGGTCATATCTATGCCTTGCTCCCCGGAAGCATCCGCAAACCTGGTACTCCGAGATGGCCGCTGATGGCCACGCTGGCTCTGTTTTTCCTTTTCCTGTGCAACCTCCGGACATCCGCTGCCGGTAATACCTTCCGCAATTTATCCGACACAGTGAGCGTAAGCGGTATCGTCACAGACAGCAGCGGCACTCCCATGCCGGGCGTACTCATAAAAGTATCCGGCACCTCACAAGCTACCACTACAGACGCAGGAGGCCATTATCAGTTTAAACAGGTACCCCGTGGCGCTGTCCTGCTCTTCAGCATGATGGGTTATCTTCCCCAGGAAATAAAAGCAGGCAACAGCACTGTCAATGTACGACTCAGGCCTGGCATACGCCTGCTGGATGAAGTAGTGGTAACAGACGGTTACCGTACCACCACCAGAGCCGCCAATACCAGTGCTATCGGCACCATCAGCGGAAGTGCACTCGAAAACAAACCTTTCTCCTCCTTTATGCAGTCCCTGCAGGGAAAAGTAGCCGGCATATCGGCTCCGCTGACCAGCGGGCAACCCGGCGCCAACGTCAACATCCGTATCCGTGGCCTGGGATCACTGTCCCTGTCATCAGATCCACTGATTGTGGTAGATGGTATGATTGTCAACTCCGGCGCATTATCAGGTACCGTTACCACCTCCAACGCACTTGCCGGCATCAATCAAAACGATATTGAAAGCATCGATGTACTGAAAGATGCCGCCGCCACTGCTCTCTATGGCTCCCGCGGCAGCACCGGCGTTATTGTGATCACCACCAAAAGAGGACGCTTCGGCAAAACACAGGTCAGAGCAGACGCCGAAGCAGGTACTTCCAGCCCTATAGGATTGCCGCATGCAGGTCAGCCCCTCAACGCCAATCAATACGCAGAACTGTTCAGAGAAGGCCTCACCAATTCCGGTTATACCGATGCCCAGGTAAAAGACCTCGCTGACAAATACGGTTTAAACAGTGGCAAAAGCAACAACTGGTACGACCTCGTAACCCGCAATGGACGTCAACAACAATACAATGTAAGTGTCAACAGCGGTACCGAAAAAACCAAACTGTTTGCCTCCGCCGGATACTTCGATCAGCAGGCCACCACCATCGGCGCCGATTTCAAAAGAATCTCCGGCCTGATCAACTTCGACCATCAGATCAATAAACGTTTCCTGCTGTCTGCAGGTATCAACGTGTCTAACGTAGACCAGAACACACCGTACAGCACACAATACTCCGGTAATCCTACCTATGCCGCCCGCGTATTAAGACCCTTTCAGCTGGCCTATAACGACGACGGCTCTATCAACACCAGCCTGAGTGGCAACACTAACTTCCCGGGCGTATACAATCCTTTATGGATCGCTAAAAACGACAGCAAACGCCTCTCTGAAACAAGAGTACTAGGCAACACCAAACTGAAATGGAATATATGGGACCAGCTTACCTATACCAGCTATTTCAGCGTGGACTACAATACACTTGAGGAAACTATTTTCCTGAACCCGGTCATGGGTGATGGCGTTTCCGCCGGCGGTACCAGCAAAAACTATTACTCCCGTTATTTCAACTGGCTCACCCGCAACCAGCTGGACTACCGTTACAATATACCCGGATATGATAATTTTTATGTGACCGCTTCTGTTGGTTATGAAGCCCAGAAATCCAAAAAATACCTGCTGGCAGCCGTAGGCAACGGTTTTCCATCTGCCCATGAAGACCTGACAGCCCTCAGCAACGCAGCTACTGCCGTAGGCGCCTATGGCCAGTACAGCAACTACGCTTTCACCTCGCTGTATTCCAATGCTGGCATTAACTACCGGAATAAATATGCACTCAACGCCTCCTTCCGCAGAGATGGCTCTTCCCGGTTTCCCAGCAATAATCGCAACGCCAGCTTCTACTCTGTAGGCGGCACCTGGAATGTACACGAAGAAGGATTCTTCCAGCAACAACATATCCTTTCCTCACTCAAACTCAGATCATCCTATGGCACCACCGGCAACGCCAACCTCGGCAACTACGACTGGATGCCACAAATCAACTACAGCAGCAGCTACAGTTACGCCGGCTACAATGGCAGCCAGTACTCCATCATCGGTAATACCGATCTGCGTTGGGAGACCTCCAAAAAATTTGATGCCGGCGCCGATATCGGCTTTAGCAATGACCGCTTTATACTAACCGTAGACTATTACCGCAATAATATCGATGGACTTATCCGCGCCGTGAATACCTCACTCACCACCGGTTTCGGCAGTGTAAGCCAGAACGTAGGCGCCATGCTCAACAAAGGCTGGGAATTTACCATTAAAGGCGATGTACTGAAATACAAAGACTTTAACTGGTACAGCAATTTTAATCTGGCCCTTAACAAAAACGAGATCACCCGGCTCCCCAAAGGCACTCCGGAACGCAACGACATGTTTTATCTAAAAGAAGGATACAGCTTCAATAACTATTACCTGAAGGAGTTTGCCGGTGTAGATCCACAGACTGGAAGTCCGCTGTATTATACAGATGGCAGTCATGGCACTACTACCACCGATATTTCGAAAGCGGCCTACGTGGTACTCGACCGTCAGTCTATCCCCAAATATGTGGGTGGCTTCAGCAATGTGTTCACCTACAAAGGCATCAGCGTAGGCGTAGACTTCAACTATAATCTGGGCTACTGGGTATACGGTGCGTCTGATCTATACTTTACCTCCGGCGCCTATTACACCTACAACAAGTACCAGTTCATCTATGACCGCCGCTGGACTACTCCCGGCCAGCAGACAGATGTTCCCAAATACTCCACCACCACCGATAATTCCACCAGTACCTACCGGCTGTATCGCGGTGATCATATCCGCTTACAAAATCTCAGCATAGGTTATGATCTCAGTAAAATAGCACTGGCAAAACGACTAGGCATCAACAAACTGTATGTATACGGACGTGGTACCAATCTATGGACAAAAACCTTCGACGACCGCCTTCCTTTTGACCCTGAAGTCAGCTACTCAGGCTTTGACTACCAGAATATGCTGAAGTATAAAACTTTCACGTTCGGGATTAATGTCGGATTCTAA
- a CDS encoding Crp/Fnr family transcriptional regulator: MLVLGAMSIRDIFPIDKWNFRSESVLTDLPPEVYELLMAHREERKYRKNEILFREGAFPSGIFYIVSGKVKKYKADKDGREQIVYLAHSGQLLGYHAVLSEERYPDTAAAIEDSTIAFISKEDFLRALDHSPLFTTRLLTALSHEFAVLVNNLTMFAQKTVRERLALQLIIVGEKFRIAGEEGMPVIIDLSREDLANLVGTARENVIRVLKEFKKEGLLETRGRKIIISDINRLVDIAGQP, from the coding sequence ATGCTAGTTTTGGGCGCTATGAGCATCCGGGACATCTTTCCAATAGACAAATGGAATTTCAGGAGCGAATCGGTGCTCACCGATCTGCCGCCGGAGGTGTATGAACTGCTGATGGCTCACCGGGAAGAAAGGAAATATAGAAAGAATGAAATCCTCTTCCGGGAAGGTGCTTTCCCTTCGGGCATTTTTTATATTGTCAGCGGGAAAGTGAAAAAATACAAGGCAGACAAGGATGGCCGGGAACAGATTGTTTACCTGGCCCATAGTGGCCAGCTGCTGGGTTATCATGCTGTGCTCTCAGAGGAGCGTTATCCGGACACCGCTGCTGCTATAGAAGACAGTACCATCGCATTTATCTCCAAAGAAGACTTCCTGCGTGCACTCGATCATTCTCCTTTATTCACCACCAGATTGCTGACTGCGCTTAGTCACGAGTTTGCTGTATTGGTTAATAACCTGACCATGTTTGCACAAAAAACAGTCAGGGAAAGGTTGGCGTTGCAGTTGATTATTGTCGGGGAAAAGTTCAGAATAGCAGGAGAAGAGGGGATGCCGGTAATCATTGATCTGAGCAGGGAAGACCTGGCCAACCTGGTAGGTACCGCCAGGGAAAATGTAATAAGAGTGCTGAAGGAATTCAAAAAAGAAGGGTTACTCGAAACCCGTGGAAGGAAAATTATTATCAGCGATATCAACCGGCTGGTGGATATTGCAGGGCAGCCATAG
- a CDS encoding YoaK family protein, translated as MLRHTGKKRNYRHNLRLAILLCFTAGMVNAAGLFAFAVLTTNVTGHAALLAQKLATGDFRAARMVGLWLLLFLVGAFFSSYCVNKTGRFKRWRYVIPILCEISILIMVGSLGHTFDHSIVKTEFFAGSLLFAMGMQNALVSAISGYVVRTTHLTGMFTDLGIDLYTLLSTRQHHQTDIRKKVTLRLVIIFFFLAGGIVGGYAFLRLHYATFYLPASVLVITVFYDLFRIRMLKMMYKVRRTMAALQYPPAG; from the coding sequence ATGTTACGCCATACGGGAAAAAAAAGAAATTACAGACACAACCTACGACTGGCCATACTGTTATGTTTCACGGCCGGCATGGTCAATGCGGCAGGGCTTTTCGCCTTTGCCGTACTGACCACCAATGTCACCGGACATGCAGCGTTGCTGGCCCAGAAGCTTGCTACAGGCGACTTCCGGGCCGCCCGTATGGTAGGTTTATGGTTACTGTTATTTCTGGTGGGTGCATTTTTCTCCAGTTACTGTGTCAATAAAACAGGGCGTTTTAAAAGATGGCGGTATGTGATTCCTATACTCTGTGAAATCAGCATCCTCATCATGGTAGGTAGCCTGGGGCATACTTTTGATCACAGTATCGTTAAAACAGAATTTTTTGCGGGGAGTCTTCTTTTTGCCATGGGCATGCAAAACGCGCTGGTATCGGCCATCTCCGGCTATGTGGTGCGCACCACGCATCTGACAGGAATGTTCACCGATCTGGGCATTGATCTGTACACATTGTTATCCACACGACAACACCATCAGACAGATATCCGCAAAAAGGTGACCCTGCGTCTGGTGATTATTTTCTTTTTTCTGGCAGGTGGTATCGTTGGAGGTTATGCTTTTCTGCGGCTACATTACGCTACTTTTTATCTGCCGGCCAGCGTATTGGTGATAACTGTTTTTTACGATCTGTTTCGCATCCGGATGCTGAAGATGATGTATAAGGTCCGCCGTACTATGGCTGCCCTGCAATATCCACCAGCCGGTTGA
- a CDS encoding RHS repeat domain-containing protein, with product MFLCMLFFNTTAQFQNNIPQVKPLSPNAASIFKVLERPVGNYTGTVPISFPLMSLQSGSLGAAISLEYNNTGGIRVEEAPGCVGQGFSLSDGAGRIVQTVNGIEDDRLYGRLSYIKPSAFNCANLTDVWDATILPRDQEPDIFYYNFNGKSGKFLFREDGSILISDNAGIKIEYDTAGIPNNGIRHWIITDENGRKYYFGKNKNKTASYYNTSDYTYTSVSNPSNTKQGTSSYSWYLTEVYDMNEESILKYSYILSGGLFNTFSGGFLEVAPLDLISGFNVSSDRALVQTRVGEYQLSRIDGSTGYILLNTDTNRMDENKWVPKVNSIELYDLNGILRKRVAFNMGYFSAAEDVSVRRLKLNGFTESGGIGSDSAVYKFEYNEDFNLPARMSGAVDHWGYFNNQYNSYVYFPNYVYKYKGVTYHGSGQADRSAVPAYAASNILTKIIFPTGGYREFSYEGNTALQITNWEHYQDDLYTLTQQFTRTDFLNYIDDPAPCMVHEFTINSTDGGALLNLFLDANGYDCSSVHMKLFKLNYPGDAYGYEINNLYGLSPWTLDIQNGYYRIEVYKYGNTCSLTAINGSWVESTLRTDSIDTPYGYFNKNNLNVGGVRVKEIRDYDPVSNKTNTTRYRYQLYSTDSTYTCGLLSTPLHFISSQNPGSMSGRFLALHATSNYPLAAQGGSYVVYPEVRTIEDGNGWVDRTFSFLADESFDAFPLVPPVDNSSSRGLLLSERFYNRSGTLVKRTTYDYGAASPGGATGIRFKSYYHDLMDQWHTDREWPRNQSEIPYNADCNFFQTTVSSYVLNRKIDSLFTPAGTFVTVTTNNYDLYKDQLLLRQVQTGQSDGTIKSNTYHYPYTANTDFVWGLTPAEQNMKASLLGKNYLQPLENVDSVATAITSGGKLSFSLFNGNKIHPGVYRQYNTPQDYIETNFSAYDEKGNLTEQYKTGDTKDVYLWGYNNSYPVAKVTGSTYSTVAALVNNVIIQQTNISDAAMRAELNKIRIGLAGTPALVTTYTYVPQLGMTSATDPSGKITFYEYDSKGRLKLIRDQDSNILKQLDYQYQQPVTQ from the coding sequence ATGTTCCTATGTATGCTGTTTTTCAATACCACAGCACAATTTCAGAATAATATCCCCCAGGTCAAGCCGCTTTCTCCGAATGCAGCATCCATTTTTAAAGTGCTGGAACGCCCTGTTGGCAACTATACAGGAACGGTTCCTATTAGCTTTCCTTTAATGAGTTTACAAAGCGGCTCTCTGGGAGCGGCGATATCGCTGGAATATAACAACACAGGAGGCATTCGGGTGGAAGAAGCGCCTGGCTGCGTAGGCCAGGGTTTTAGTCTCTCTGATGGAGCGGGTAGAATTGTACAAACTGTGAATGGTATAGAAGACGACAGATTATATGGTCGCCTAAGCTATATCAAGCCATCCGCTTTCAATTGTGCCAATCTCACAGATGTATGGGACGCCACAATCCTTCCACGAGACCAGGAACCGGACATATTCTATTACAATTTTAATGGTAAGAGTGGAAAGTTTTTATTCCGGGAAGATGGCAGTATTCTTATCTCTGATAACGCAGGGATCAAAATAGAATATGATACTGCTGGTATCCCGAATAATGGCATCCGGCATTGGATCATTACAGATGAAAACGGACGTAAATACTACTTTGGTAAAAATAAAAACAAGACAGCCAGTTATTACAACACAAGTGACTATACTTACACAAGTGTTAGTAACCCGAGTAATACAAAACAAGGGACATCTTCTTATAGCTGGTACCTGACTGAGGTATATGATATGAACGAGGAAAGTATATTAAAGTATAGTTATATACTTTCCGGAGGCCTATTCAACACCTTCTCTGGCGGCTTTTTGGAGGTCGCACCACTAGATCTCATTTCCGGCTTTAATGTAAGCAGTGACAGGGCCCTGGTACAAACCAGGGTTGGCGAATACCAATTATCCCGTATTGATGGGAGTACTGGCTACATCTTGTTGAACACAGATACCAACCGGATGGATGAAAATAAATGGGTACCTAAAGTAAACAGCATTGAGTTGTATGATTTAAACGGGATACTCAGAAAACGGGTAGCTTTTAACATGGGATATTTTAGCGCAGCTGAAGATGTTTCTGTCAGAAGACTCAAATTGAATGGATTTACCGAATCTGGCGGTATTGGATCAGATAGTGCAGTGTATAAATTTGAATATAATGAGGACTTCAATTTACCAGCTAGAATGTCTGGTGCAGTGGACCATTGGGGGTATTTTAATAATCAATACAATAGTTACGTCTATTTTCCCAATTATGTTTACAAGTATAAAGGTGTAACGTACCATGGTTCGGGACAGGCGGACCGCTCCGCAGTACCAGCTTATGCGGCTTCCAATATACTTACCAAAATTATTTTCCCTACCGGTGGATACCGGGAGTTCTCATATGAAGGAAACACTGCGCTGCAGATAACCAACTGGGAACATTACCAGGATGATCTTTATACGCTGACACAACAATTCACCCGGACAGACTTCCTTAATTATATTGATGATCCGGCCCCCTGTATGGTGCACGAATTTACCATCAACAGCACCGATGGAGGAGCCTTGCTAAACCTCTTTCTAGATGCTAACGGATATGATTGCAGTAGTGTTCATATGAAGTTATTTAAGCTTAACTACCCTGGTGATGCGTATGGTTATGAGATAAATAATCTCTATGGGTTATCCCCCTGGACACTGGATATACAAAATGGATATTACCGGATAGAGGTATATAAATATGGTAATACCTGCTCACTCACAGCTATTAACGGTAGTTGGGTAGAATCGACTTTACGTACAGATTCTATTGATACGCCCTATGGATACTTTAATAAAAACAATCTGAATGTAGGTGGTGTCAGGGTGAAAGAAATCAGGGACTATGATCCGGTGAGCAATAAAACCAATACAACACGATATAGATATCAACTGTATTCTACCGACTCAACTTACACCTGTGGCTTGTTAAGCACTCCTCTACATTTTATCTCGTCGCAGAATCCGGGATCGATGAGTGGTAGGTTTTTGGCTTTGCACGCGACCAGTAACTATCCGCTGGCAGCACAGGGGGGATCGTATGTTGTATACCCTGAAGTGAGGACCATTGAAGATGGAAATGGTTGGGTAGACAGAACCTTTAGTTTTCTGGCAGATGAATCCTTTGACGCTTTTCCACTGGTTCCACCTGTTGACAATAGCTCATCGAGGGGCTTGTTGTTGAGTGAACGCTTCTATAATCGGAGCGGGACGCTTGTGAAACGGACAACATATGATTATGGCGCAGCAAGTCCGGGTGGTGCAACCGGTATAAGATTTAAGTCGTATTACCATGATCTTATGGATCAATGGCATACAGACAGGGAATGGCCTCGTAATCAGAGTGAAATACCTTATAATGCCGACTGCAATTTTTTTCAAACTACAGTAAGCAGTTACGTGCTCAATCGTAAAATAGATTCCTTGTTCACCCCCGCCGGTACATTTGTCACCGTTACAACCAATAACTATGATCTTTATAAAGACCAGCTGTTACTCAGGCAGGTACAGACCGGACAAAGCGATGGTACTATAAAAAGCAACACTTACCACTATCCTTATACTGCCAATACAGATTTTGTATGGGGACTCACACCCGCTGAACAAAACATGAAGGCCTCCTTACTGGGTAAAAATTATCTGCAGCCTTTGGAAAACGTGGATTCAGTAGCCACAGCAATTACCAGTGGCGGAAAACTCAGTTTCAGTTTATTCAACGGAAATAAAATTCATCCTGGTGTTTACCGTCAGTATAATACCCCGCAGGATTATATAGAAACGAATTTTTCAGCTTATGATGAAAAGGGAAATCTTACTGAGCAATATAAGACCGGTGATACAAAGGACGTGTACCTCTGGGGATATAACAACAGTTATCCGGTGGCTAAGGTAACAGGCAGTACTTATTCCACTGTAGCCGCATTGGTCAATAATGTCATCATACAGCAAACCAATATCTCCGATGCCGCTATGCGTGCAGAATTGAACAAGATCCGCATTGGCCTTGCCGGCACCCCTGCGTTAGTGACTACTTATACCTATGTTCCACAGCTGGGCATGACCTCCGCCACAGACCCTTCCGGAAAGATTACTTTTTACGAATACGACAGCAAGGGAAGGTTGAAACTTATCCGGGACCAGGACAGCAATATCCTGAAACAG